The DNA sequence CCGGGGGAGCGTTCGTCCTCGGTCTGCCGTATCTGATCAACGAGACCGCCTACGCGGCCGTGACCAGCATCGCCACCATCGGGCTGTACATCGCCTACGTCATCCCCACCTTCCTGCGGCTGCGCCTCGGCGACCGTTTCGAGCGCGGCCCCTGGCACCTGGGCCGCTGGTCGCGGCCGATCGGTGTGGTGGCCGTCGGGTGGGTGGCGCTGATCACCGTGCTGTTCATGCTGCCGCAGGTGCACCCGGTGACCCTGGAGACCTTCAACTACGCGCCCGTGGCGGTGGCCGCGGTGCTCGGCTTCGCCGGGGTGTGGTGGCTGGTGTCGGCCCGCCGGTGGTTCCTGGACCCGCACCACCCCAAGAACGCCGTGGCGCACGCGGCGCCGCTGGCGGAACCGGGCGCGCTGCGCCCGTAGCGCGCGCCGGGCGACGGGCCCGCGCACCGGCTTCCGGCCGGGCAAACCTCCCGTTGGCACCAGACGTACGACAGGGGCCGCACCCCCGGCGGCCGACGCCCGGGGCGGTCCCTGTCGCGCGTCCGCGCGCCCTCGCGAACCGGGACGCGCCCCTTGCGCGGGGAGCGGCGGTCCATGATCATTTGCTGTAGTCGGCAATGATGTGATCAATAATGCGAGAGCTGGTCCCGATCCGTACGGGCCGGGAGGCGCGGGGGGCACGGGAAGCAGGGGACGGAGGGGCGGAGAAGCGCGGAGAAGGGGCAGCGCCGGCCGGCGGCACGGGCCGCCGTGGACGCGAGGGCACCCATGACGGCGGACAGAGACGCATCTCACGCGAACGAGTGGTTTTGAACCGCGATGAACCGCAGACCTGCTGGAGTCGAAGGGGGAGCGGCGAGCGCATGCGGACCGCGCTTCTCCGCTTGCTTCTACCATTCGAACGAACGATCAGTAGCCTCTGCTCAGACCCCTCAACACCCCTGCGATGAGCTGGAGAGACAGAGTGATGGAGCGTCCTTGCCGGGCCCCTTCGGGCATCGACCTGTCCGTGCCGAGCGTGTCCCGCATCTACGACTACTACCTGGGCGGCTCGCACAACTTCGAGGTCGACCGGGAGGCCGGACGGCGCGCCATCGAGGCGTTCCCGGACATGCCGAAGATCATGCAGGCCAACCGCGCGTTCATGCGGCGCGCCGTGCGCCACGCGATCGAGCGGGGCGTCAACCGGTTCCTGGACATCGGCTCCGGCATCCCCACCTTCGGCAGCGTCCATGAGATCGCCCGGGCCGCCGACCCCGAGGCCCGCGTCGTCTACGTGGACCACGACCCGGTCGCCGTCGCGCACAGCCGCACGGTGCTGGAGGGGAACGACCGGGCCGGGGTCGTCGCCGCCGACCTGCGCTCGCCCGAGGCCATCCTGCGCAGCCCGGAGGTCACCCGCCTGCTCGCCCCGGGGCGGCCCGTCGCCCTGCTCCTCGTCGCCGTGCTGCACTTCGTACCGGACGAGGACGACCCCTGGGCGGCGGTGGCCCGGCTGCGCGACGCGCTCGCGCCGGGCAGCCTCCTGATCCTGACCCACGCCGCGACGGAGGGCGGGCCGATGAAACCCGAGGAGGGCGAGAAGGTGGAGAGCGTCTACCGCACCATCGGCTCACCGCTGTGCACCCGTTCGCGCCGTGACGTGGCCCGGTTCTTCGAGGGCTTCTCCCTGGTGGAGCCCGGGCTGGTGCCCATGCCCACCTGGCGTCCGGAGCCCCGGGAGGACCCGGAGGGCGAGCCGGAGGCACGCGGCGTACTCGGCGGGCCCGAGACGCGCGGTGCCCAGGGCGAACCGGAGACGCGCGGCGCCGGGAAAACCGGGGCCGCCGCGGATCCGGACCACGCCGCCGACCCCGTCTTCACGGCAGGGTTCGCCGGAGTGGCCGGTGTGGGGCGCAAGCCGTGACCGGCACCTCGAACGGCCGCACCCTGCACGGCACCGCCGAGCCGCTCCCGTACCCCGCCCCGTACCCCACCGGCGACAGCGCGGTGCAGGACGAGCGGCTGCGGCGGTTCGCCGCGCTGTGGAGCCGGGCCGTCCACCCGGCCGCGTCCACCCCGCTGACCCGTGCCGAGTTCGAGCGCTTCCTGGTCCCGCTGGCCGCCCGGCTCCGTGACGCGCTGCACGCCCGGACGTTCGACCCCGCCCCCGGTACCGAGGTCGGCGCCGCCCTGGTCCGCGGCCACTGCACCGACCCCGCCACCCTCCCGCTGGTCCTCGGCGCCGTCGACGCCTATCTGCTGCTCTACTGCCCGCCGGACGACGCCGTCCCCGCCGACGAGTGCCGCGCCCGCTGCACCCGGCTCCAGCACGCCCTCGCCGCCGGCTTCGCCGCCGAGCTCCGCGAACGCGCCCTCGCCGAGCAGGAGGCCATCTCCCGTGCCGCCCTCGCCGCCCGGGCCGAGACCGAACAGGCCCTGCACACCAGCGAGGAGCGGTTCCGCGCGGTCTTCGAGGGCGCGGCCATCGGGGTCGGCATCGCCGACGTCGACGGGCACATCACCGACGTCAACGAGGCGCTCTGCCGGATGTTCGGCAGCATCGACCGCCCGGTGGCCGGACGCAACGTCGGCGAGCTCGTCCACCCCGACGACTCGCCCGAGGTCTGGGGCCTCTACGCCGAGCTGGTCCGCGGCGACCGCGACCACTACCGCGTCGAGAAGCCGTACTACCGCGGCGACGGCAGCGTCCTCTGGACCGATCTGACGGTCTCCCTGCTGCGCGACGCCACCGGCCGCCCCCAGTACCAGCTCGCGCTCATGGAGGACATCACCGAGCGCCGCGAGCTGCACGAGCGCCTCCGCCACCAGGCCACCCACGACGACCTCACCGGCCTGCCCAACCGCACCCTCTTCTTCGAACGCCTCGACCGCACCCTGGACCCCAGCGGTCCCCTGGGCCCCGACAGCCACTTCGGCCTCTGCTACCTCGACCTGGACGGCTTCAAGGCCGTCAACGACAGCCTCGGCCACGCCGTCGGCGACCAGCTCCTCGTCGCCGTCGCCGAGCGGCTGCGCGCCTGCGCCTCCGGGCCCGACGAACTGGTGGCCCGGCTGGGCGGCGACGAGTTCGTGGCCCTCACCACCGGCCCCACCGCCCAGCGCGACGTCACCGCCCTCGCCCGCCGGATGCTCGCCGCCCTCGCCGACCCCGTCCACCTCGACGGCCGCCACCTGTGCGTCCGCGCCAGCATCGGCATCGTCACCGGCCGCCCCGGCGAGGCGGACGCCGCCGAGGTGCTGCGCAGCGCCGACATCACCATGTACCGGGCCAAGGCCGCCGGCGGCAACCGCTACGAGCTCGCCGACGCCGACTCCGACGCCCGGGTCATCGCCCGGCACGATCTCACCAACTGCCTGCCCGGCGCCCTGGAGAACGGCGAGTTCTTCATCGAGTACCAGCCGCTGGTCCGGCTCTCCGACGGCACCGTGCGCGGCGCCGAGGCGCTCGTCCGCTGGCTGCACCCGGTGCACGGGGTGCTCGGCCCGGACCAGTTCATCCCGCTCGCCGAGAGCACCGGACTGATCGTCCCGCTCGGCCGCTGGGTCCTGGAGGAGGCGGCCCGGCAGGCCCGCGCCTGGCGCAGCGACGGCCGCTGCCGGGTGCCGCTCCGGGTCAACGTCAACCTCTCGCCCTCGCAGCTGCGTTACCCCGCGCTCGTCGCCGAGACCATCGCCGTCCTCGACAACGCCGGCCTCGACCCGTCGGCGCTCTGCCTGGAGGTCACCGAGAACGCCCTCATCGGCGCCGACGAGGAGCAGCTCCGCCCGCTGCGGCAACTCGCCGACCTGGGCGTGGACATCGCCCTCGACGACTTCGGCACCGGCTACTCCAACCTGTCCTACCTGCGCCGGCTGCCGGTCAGCACGCTCAAGCTCGACCGCTCCTTCACCCGCGGCATGCAGCGCGCGCCCGCCGACCCCGTCGACGTGAAGATCGTCGAGGGGATCGTCTCGCTCGCCCACACCCTGGACCTGTCGGTGACGGTGGAGGGCGTGGAGACCGGTACCCAGGCGGACCACCTGCGGATACTGGGCTGTGAGACGGCGCAGGGCTGGTACTACGCCCGGCCGGGCCCGCCGGAGCGGCTGCACAAGCTCTCGCTGGCGGACGCCGCGTCCTGATCCGGCCGTTCAGCCCGTCACCTGATCCCCGTCCCGGGAGCCGCCGGTACCCGGCCGGCCGCCGGTACCCGGCCGGCCGCCGGTACCCGGGCCGAGCAGCCGCGCCTCCGCGTCCGTCAGCAGCCGCGAGCGGATCAGGAAGCGGACGCCCTCCGGGGCCTCCAGGGAGAAGCCGCTTCCGCGCCCCGGCACCACGTCCACGGTGAGGTGGGTGTGGCGCCAGCGCTCGAACTGGTCCGCCGCCATCCAGAAGCCGACGGGCTCGGCCACCCCCTCGACGGCCAGCTCGGCGAGGAGCACGTCACTGCCGCCGGTGCGGAACTCGCCCCGCGGATAGCACATCGGCGAACTGCCGTCGCAGCAGCCGCCGGACTGGTGGAACATCAGCGGCCCGTGCTTGCGGCGCAGCCGCCGGAGCAGCCGGGCCGCCGCCGGGGCGAGGGCGACGCGTCCGGGGGAGTCAGGCTGCGGTCGGGTCGGGGTCACGGGTGCCCTCCTCGAACGTCCATTTACGCAGGCGTATATCCGTTCCACGGGGCCCCAGCCTGCCCGGGTCCCGACGCTGATCGCCAGAGGCCCGTCGGCCGCACCGGGACGGGTCCCGCGAACCATCCGGCACAGCCGCTCCCCCCGCCGCAAGTGCGCCGAACGCGACGGGAATCCACCGGATCCGGCCAGCTCCGCCGCTCCGCCGTCAAGGACCCGCACGGTTCGCTCGAATGGACCCGGAGGAGTCCTTCCGTTCACCCATCGTTTCCCTGGAGTTGTGCGACCGGCACAGCCGCATAGGGAGGAAGAAGCCGTGGAACCCGTGCGTGACCTCGCCGCCCACCTGGGTCTCGACCTGCTCGCGGTATGTCTGCTGACCTTCGCGATCTACCATCCGCGACACCGGCGGCGGGACCTCGTCCCCGCCTAT is a window from the Streptomyces mobaraensis genome containing:
- a CDS encoding putative bifunctional diguanylate cyclase/phosphodiesterase, translated to MTGTSNGRTLHGTAEPLPYPAPYPTGDSAVQDERLRRFAALWSRAVHPAASTPLTRAEFERFLVPLAARLRDALHARTFDPAPGTEVGAALVRGHCTDPATLPLVLGAVDAYLLLYCPPDDAVPADECRARCTRLQHALAAGFAAELRERALAEQEAISRAALAARAETEQALHTSEERFRAVFEGAAIGVGIADVDGHITDVNEALCRMFGSIDRPVAGRNVGELVHPDDSPEVWGLYAELVRGDRDHYRVEKPYYRGDGSVLWTDLTVSLLRDATGRPQYQLALMEDITERRELHERLRHQATHDDLTGLPNRTLFFERLDRTLDPSGPLGPDSHFGLCYLDLDGFKAVNDSLGHAVGDQLLVAVAERLRACASGPDELVARLGGDEFVALTTGPTAQRDVTALARRMLAALADPVHLDGRHLCVRASIGIVTGRPGEADAAEVLRSADITMYRAKAAGGNRYELADADSDARVIARHDLTNCLPGALENGEFFIEYQPLVRLSDGTVRGAEALVRWLHPVHGVLGPDQFIPLAESTGLIVPLGRWVLEEAARQARAWRSDGRCRVPLRVNVNLSPSQLRYPALVAETIAVLDNAGLDPSALCLEVTENALIGADEEQLRPLRQLADLGVDIALDDFGTGYSNLSYLRRLPVSTLKLDRSFTRGMQRAPADPVDVKIVEGIVSLAHTLDLSVTVEGVETGTQADHLRILGCETAQGWYYARPGPPERLHKLSLADAAS
- a CDS encoding DUF779 domain-containing protein, translated to MTPTRPQPDSPGRVALAPAAARLLRRLRRKHGPLMFHQSGGCCDGSSPMCYPRGEFRTGGSDVLLAELAVEGVAEPVGFWMAADQFERWRHTHLTVDVVPGRGSGFSLEAPEGVRFLIRSRLLTDAEARLLGPGTGGRPGTGGRPGTGGSRDGDQVTG